A single genomic interval of Terriglobus albidus harbors:
- a CDS encoding segregation and condensation protein A: MPEETITEATQAPAAETPGQSPDLGPDQGPVQTVAEPAAAPAKVDPKRPDPAKEEASQSPFSILVGQVYEGPLDLLLDLIRKQSIDIYDIPIAKITQQFLAYCEHIKQTDVDAAGEFIYMASLLIHIKSKMLLPREAAEVAAGEAEDPRRELVERLLEHEKFKAAAQMLLQKQQIEEAVWTNPGLRDFKQITEGDREIAADTVDLVRVFQEILDRMKKRPVLNVDEESVTVAQMIDYVKRRMVMEDRPVSLRKLLLNTHSQRALICMFLAMLELVRLQAVLLRQGEAFGDIMIKKADDFDKVMEEQQSVRDDWR, translated from the coding sequence ATGCCGGAAGAGACCATCACCGAGGCAACGCAGGCTCCCGCGGCCGAGACCCCAGGTCAGAGCCCTGATCTGGGTCCAGATCAGGGGCCAGTCCAGACCGTGGCGGAGCCAGCGGCCGCTCCTGCGAAGGTAGATCCCAAGCGCCCTGATCCCGCCAAGGAAGAGGCGTCGCAGTCACCGTTCTCCATCCTTGTCGGACAGGTCTATGAGGGCCCCCTGGACCTGCTTCTGGACCTGATCCGCAAGCAGTCCATCGATATCTACGACATCCCGATCGCGAAGATCACCCAGCAGTTCCTGGCCTACTGCGAGCACATCAAGCAGACCGATGTGGATGCCGCCGGCGAGTTCATCTACATGGCCTCGCTGCTGATTCACATCAAGAGCAAGATGCTGTTGCCGCGCGAGGCCGCTGAGGTCGCCGCCGGCGAGGCCGAAGATCCGCGGCGCGAGCTGGTCGAACGCCTGCTGGAGCACGAGAAGTTCAAGGCCGCGGCGCAGATGCTGCTGCAGAAACAGCAGATCGAAGAGGCTGTCTGGACCAATCCGGGCCTGCGTGACTTCAAGCAGATCACCGAAGGCGACCGCGAGATCGCGGCCGACACGGTCGATCTGGTGCGCGTCTTCCAGGAGATCCTGGACCGCATGAAGAAGCGCCCGGTGCTGAACGTGGACGAGGAGTCCGTGACCGTGGCGCAGATGATCGACTATGTGAAGCGCCGCATGGTGATGGAAGACCGTCCGGTTTCACTGCGCAAGTTGCTGCTGAATACCCACTCACAGCGCGCGCTCATCTGCATGTTCCTCGCCATGCTGGAGTTGGTGCGTCTGCAGGCTGTGCTGCTCCGCCAGGGCGAAGCCTTCGGTGACATCATGATCAAGAAGGCAGACGACTTCGACAAGGTGATGGAAGAGCAGCAGTCCGTCCGCGACGACTGGCGATAG
- a CDS encoding DEAD/DEAH box helicase yields the protein MTTQSKEHTHKVHFSDFAISPELKQRLDAAKFITPTPVQAGAIPPALEGKDVLATAATGTGKTLSFLVPLIHRMETQVPAAGVKKPVRALILLPTRELAMQVIDSYAKIEPAAKKDSVLVVGGLSEGQQLDQLRRGPRLVVATPGRLEDFLKRGEVSLKHVEMLVLDEVDRMLDMGFLPSIRRIVGALPRQRQTMCYSATLDANIEHILADYVKQPVRIKIGTTSKPTDRVTLRAIVVMQDQKQALLDQELNEHEGSFLVFSRTKHGAERISRKLQKQGHDATVIHGDRSQSQRTAALKSFSDGNHRILVATDVAARGIDISHIAHVVNYDLPNASDDFVHRIGRTGRAGATGTATTYVMPQERQEAKKLERELGFAFKWIEADHKALEKEERNKPVDLGNLDLGNIDALLALENRSWKSDGAAAPASNGNGGSGGRRKRPGNRSGNRSGGGRRRR from the coding sequence TTGACGACACAATCCAAGGAACATACACACAAGGTGCACTTCTCTGACTTCGCCATCTCGCCGGAGTTGAAGCAGCGCCTGGATGCAGCCAAATTTATTACTCCCACGCCCGTTCAGGCGGGCGCTATTCCCCCAGCTCTGGAAGGCAAGGACGTGCTGGCCACTGCCGCGACCGGCACCGGCAAGACACTCAGCTTTCTGGTTCCGCTGATTCACCGCATGGAGACACAGGTGCCTGCGGCCGGCGTGAAAAAGCCGGTACGTGCGTTGATTCTTCTGCCTACACGCGAGCTGGCCATGCAGGTGATCGACAGCTACGCGAAGATCGAGCCCGCCGCCAAGAAGGACTCTGTCCTGGTCGTCGGTGGTCTGAGCGAGGGCCAGCAGCTTGACCAGCTTCGCCGCGGTCCGCGCCTGGTGGTCGCAACTCCGGGACGTCTGGAAGACTTTCTCAAGCGTGGCGAAGTCAGCCTGAAGCACGTTGAGATGCTGGTGCTCGATGAGGTCGACCGCATGCTCGACATGGGCTTCCTGCCCTCGATTCGGCGTATTGTGGGTGCGCTTCCGCGTCAGCGCCAGACCATGTGCTACTCGGCCACGCTGGATGCCAACATTGAGCACATTCTGGCGGATTATGTGAAGCAGCCGGTCCGCATCAAGATCGGCACCACCAGCAAGCCCACCGACCGTGTCACCCTGCGGGCTATCGTCGTCATGCAGGACCAGAAGCAGGCGCTGCTGGACCAGGAGCTAAACGAGCACGAGGGCAGCTTCCTTGTCTTCTCGCGCACTAAGCATGGGGCCGAGCGGATTTCGCGCAAATTGCAGAAGCAGGGACATGACGCCACGGTGATTCATGGCGACCGCTCGCAGTCGCAGCGCACCGCTGCCCTGAAGAGCTTTTCCGATGGCAATCACCGCATTCTGGTGGCGACCGATGTTGCGGCGCGCGGCATCGATATCTCTCACATTGCGCACGTGGTGAACTACGATCTGCCCAACGCGTCTGACGACTTTGTGCACCGCATCGGCCGTACCGGACGAGCAGGCGCCACAGGCACCGCGACCACCTACGTGATGCCGCAGGAGCGTCAAGAGGCCAAAAAACTGGAACGGGAGCTGGGCTTTGCCTTCAAGTGGATCGAGGCCGATCATAAAGCTCTCGAAAAGGAAGAGCGCAATAAGCCGGTCGACCTGGGAAACCTTGACCTGGGCAACATCGACGCTCTGCTGGCCCTGGAGAACCGGAGCTGGAAGAGCGATGGCGCCGCAGCACCTGCCTCGAACGGGAATGGTGGGAGTGGCGGCCGTCGTAAGCGTCCGGGTAACCGTTCTGGTAACCGTTCTGGCGGCGGCCGTCGTCGCCGCTAG